A stretch of DNA from Pasteurellaceae bacterium RH1A:
AGTCGGCAAAATAGTCAAAACCGCCCGAGGCAATGGCCAGCTTCCAGCCTGCTTGCTTGAGGGTTTTAACCATGTCTTCAAACCCTTCCATAAGCGGTAGATTTTCCCGTACTTCTTGTAAAATGCTTTCAGGAGCGCCTTGGAGGGTGCCCACCCGCTTGCGTAGGCTTTGTTCAAAATCCAGCTCCCCCCGCATGGCACTGGCCGTGATGGCAGACACCACCTGGCCTGTGCCGGCCAGCTTGGCGATTTCATCAATGCACTCAATTTTAATGGCGGTGGAGTCCATATCCATGAGCAGAAGGCCAGGCTGGGCCAGGTTGGGGGTGATGTTGAGATGGGCCACATCACAGCCTAGCTGCTGGGCAACCTCTCGCAGATTCTCCGCCTGACTTTCAAAAAAGGCCAGTCGGTAGCCCAAGTATTGGGCCTGTTTGAGCAGGTGAGAGCTGGTCTTTTGGGCAAATTGTTCAATATGGGCCTGGCTAAGATGCTTGGCGTAAAGAAAGATGATGTTTTGCATGGTTTGTCCTGATTTGTAAAATTTTGCGGATATTTTACCGCTTGTAGGCTACAATAGCACCCTTATTTGTGAGGTTTTTATGTATATCAATCTTAGCCGTGACAAGCTCATAAAAAGCGGCGCTCTCATCGTGATTATCCTGCTCTGTGCCGCCGTGGTCGGGGTGATTCTGAGCGGCATCAATCAATTTAAGCTGGGTTCACAGCTGGCCAGCGTAAATCAGGTGTCTAATCTGTCCCACTTACTGGTCCGTCAGCAGGCCAATTTATTTGGTATTTTGTTGGATGGCAAGGCCAAACAAGATGAGCTGATCGAGGCCCTGGATAACCTCTCCCGAGAGGAATTTGTACTGGATGCCAGCCTCTATTCGGCTTCAGGCAAGCTGATTGCCCAAAGCCACCAGGCCGCCCCGCTTAAAAGCCTACTCAATCCACCAGAAGGGGCTGCCACCAACACCCAGCAGATTGTCGAGCCCATTATTATCCAGCAGAACTTGCAAGGTTTTATTCGGGTCACCTTTGATGCCCAATACGGCCAAACCACCAAAACCCGGGTTGATCAGCTCTTTCGCAATCTCTATGGCGAGCTGCTTATTCTCTTTCTAGCAGGCGGGCTTTTCGTCAGCTGCTTCTACCTCTTTCGCAAAAAAGCCCCACCTGTGCAGGCCAGCCCCAAAAACAGGGTGGCCAAGCCCAAGGGCCAGAGCCAGCGTTTTCACGCCCGCCGCAGACGCTTTTCTGCCTAAGAGATTGAAATTCGGCCCTATTGGCGTATAATAGCGCAGTTTTGTTGGGCTTGCCCAACGCCTTTTACAAACCAACCAAACAATACAAAGAGGAATAAATGGCTAAAGAAGATTGCATTGAAATGCAAGGCACAATTTTAGAAACCCTACCTAATACCATGTTCCGTGTGGAACTGGAAAACGGCCATGTGGTCACCGCCCACATTTCTGGCAAAATGCGTAAAAACTACATCCGTATTTTAACCGGCGATAAGGTCACCGTTGAAATGACCCCTTACGACCTCAACAAGGCACGCATTACCTTCCGAGCGAGATAAGAAACAAAAAAGCCAAAACACATGTTTTGGCTTTTTTTCTGGAATGATGCACTCACTTGCACAAAACGGTTGCTGAGCCTGTCGAAGCATTAGTTTTGTGCAAGATAGGCTAAAAAACTCATGGTTCGACAAGCTCACCAATCGTTTTTTAGCTTTGTAGCTTGTTTTCTACTCTTTTTTCTCTTTCTGCTGCTCTGCCCGCTTGCGGCGAATTTCTTTTGGGTCAGCCAAAAGGGGGCGGTAGATTTCAATTCTGTCGCCATCTTCTACCAAATCAGTTAGTTTGGCCGGCCGGCTGAAAATCCCTACCTTACTGGTTCGTAGGTCGATTTCCGTGTACTTTTGCAGGACGCCCGATTTCAAAATCACGTTCTGAATGCTGGCCGGCTCTTCCAACATCACCTTCTTGAGGAAGTATTTTTCAGGATAGGCATAGGCCACTTCTACGCTTAATTCAGCCACCATAAACCTCCTTGGCTCTTTGTTTGAAGGCCTGAATCATCTTTTGAATAAGCTCGTTAAAAATCTTGCCAAAGACCAAGGCCACCATAGGGCTTTCAAACTCAAAATCCAGTTGCAGAGAAATCCGACAGGTTTGTTCATCAAAGGGCTCAAAGCGCCAGGATCCTGATAGGTTTTTAAAGGGCCCCCGCACCAGTTCCATCTTGATTTCCCGGTTGGCAATCATGGTATTGTGGGTGGTAAAGCGTTGGCTAATGCCCAGTTTCTGAATGTGCAGCTCAGCCTCCAGCTCATCCTGGCCTTGAACCAGAGTCTTGGCCCCAACACAGCCAGAGATAAATTGGGGGTAGGCCTCGTAGTCATTGACTAGGCGGTACATTTGCTCAGCACTGTAGGCCACCAAGAGGGATTGATTAAGGCTAGGCATGATCTTCAAACCAAATTAGGGTGGCCATCCGCCCCGTTTTGCCTTCCTTACGGTAGGAAAAGAAGCGCTGGGTGTCAGTGTAGGTGCAGTAATCGCCGCCTGAAATCTGCTGGATCCCTAGCTTGTTGAGGCGTTGTTGGGCAATTTGGTAAAGATTGCCTAAAAACTTACCGCTTGCTCTTGGGTCTGGGCGAAAGGCCTTGATGGCTTCTGGATCAACTGCACAGAACTGTTCGACCACTTCCTGCCCCACCTGGAAGGCATTTTCGCCAATGGCCGGGCCAACCCAAACAATGATCTCTTCCATAGGGCAGTCAAAGGCCTTGGCGGTCTCTTCCAGAACCCCATCACAGAGGCCCCGCCAGCCGGCATGGGCAGCGGCCACTTGGTTGCCTTCCTTATTGCAGAACAGTACAGGCTGGCAGTCGGCGGTCATCACCAGGCAAACCTGCTTGGCTTGTTTAGTGTAGGCGGCATCAGCATTGAGATCAGTTCCCGTATAAGGCAAGTGCAATACCTTGGTAGTATGGCTCTGATCTAGGTAAAGAGGCACTTGGGGCAGTTTCAGACAAGCGGTCAAGATTTCCCGATTTTTTGCAACTGCTTCAGGGGCGTCCCCCACATGATTGCCTAGATTCAGGCTGTCAAAAGGCGATAGGCTGACCCCGCCCAAGCGGGTGGTGGTCAGGGCATGAACGTGGCCAGGCACATTCCAATTGGGTTTAATGAGCTCAAGCATTATTTACGTACCGCAATGGCTTCGATTTCAATGCCGACATCTTTCGGCAGACGAGCTACTTCTACACAAGAGCGAG
This window harbors:
- a CDS encoding translation initiation factor IF-1; its protein translation is MAKEDCIEMQGTILETLPNTMFRVELENGHVVTAHISGKMRKNYIRILTGDKVTVEMTPYDLNKARITFRAR
- a CDS encoding multi-copper polyphenol oxidoreductase: MLELIKPNWNVPGHVHALTTTRLGGVSLSPFDSLNLGNHVGDAPEAVAKNREILTACLKLPQVPLYLDQSHTTKVLHLPYTGTDLNADAAYTKQAKQVCLVMTADCQPVLFCNKEGNQVAAAHAGWRGLCDGVLEETAKAFDCPMEEIIVWVGPAIGENAFQVGQEVVEQFCAVDPEAIKAFRPDPRASGKFLGNLYQIAQQRLNKLGIQQISGGDYCTYTDTQRFFSYRKEGKTGRMATLIWFEDHA
- a CDS encoding RnfH family protein — protein: MVAELSVEVAYAYPEKYFLKKVMLEEPASIQNVILKSGVLQKYTEIDLRTSKVGIFSRPAKLTDLVEDGDRIEIYRPLLADPKEIRRKRAEQQKEKKE
- a CDS encoding ubiquinone-binding protein, giving the protein MPSLNQSLLVAYSAEQMYRLVNDYEAYPQFISGCVGAKTLVQGQDELEAELHIQKLGISQRFTTHNTMIANREIKMELVRGPFKNLSGSWRFEPFDEQTCRISLQLDFEFESPMVALVFGKIFNELIQKMIQAFKQRAKEVYGG
- a CDS encoding phosphoserine phosphatase SerB, which gives rise to MQNIIFLYAKHLSQAHIEQFAQKTSSHLLKQAQYLGYRLAFFESQAENLREVAQQLGCDVAHLNITPNLAQPGLLLMDMDSTAIKIECIDEIAKLAGTGQVVSAITASAMRGELDFEQSLRKRVGTLQGAPESILQEVRENLPLMEGFEDMVKTLKQAGWKLAIASGGFDYFADYLKDTYGLDFAVSNQLEIVDGKLTGQVLDRVVDAQYKAETLEALGQRFAIPQTQWVAVGDGANDLPMLKTASLGLALHAKPKVQEEAKFVVNFGDLTALVVLLHAKALFNQA
- a CDS encoding hemolysin regulation protein AhpA is translated as MYINLSRDKLIKSGALIVIILLCAAVVGVILSGINQFKLGSQLASVNQVSNLSHLLVRQQANLFGILLDGKAKQDELIEALDNLSREEFVLDASLYSASGKLIAQSHQAAPLKSLLNPPEGAATNTQQIVEPIIIQQNLQGFIRVTFDAQYGQTTKTRVDQLFRNLYGELLILFLAGGLFVSCFYLFRKKAPPVQASPKNRVAKPKGQSQRFHARRRRFSA